In Silene latifolia isolate original U9 population chromosome X, ASM4854445v1, whole genome shotgun sequence, the following proteins share a genomic window:
- the LOC141617654 gene encoding protein FAR1-RELATED SEQUENCE 12-like, giving the protein MRFQSAIDVQRHTKKQLDRDDDCTLPQLATSLKLEAHASKVYTNSAFAYFQVEASASICSLSVGGFTPPVNGIELIGIADARTQKTYQVVYNSLTNDAECSCKLFNRKGIICRHIIWVYSGKQVHTLPDKYILMRWTKNAHKIPLYGPHGELIEDFDATDLRKMEMCKLWSEFYATISVLKNVSTKEITHLVDTLKQFRLPEFVVVLLRCSSSTEVRILPPRQAKNKGSGKRMISKKQQCIAKAEKPKRLCRNCKQIAHHDKRNCPNAFVPDADNKGSSDEDDADADDG; this is encoded by the exons ATGCGGTTTCAAAGCGCCATTGATGTACAGCGCCATACTAAAAAACAACTTGATAGAGACGATGATTGTACTCTTCCACAATTAGCAACTTCTCTTAAGTTGGAAGCTCATGCTTCCAAGGTTTATACAAATTCTGCTTTCGCATATTTTCAAGTAGAAGCTTCTGCTTCTATTTGTTCCCTTAGTGTTGGTGGCTTCACACCACCTGTAAACGGTATAGAGTTAATTGGTATTGCTGATGCCAGAACGCAGAAGACCTACCAAGTTGTCTACAATTCTCTAACCAATGATGCTGAATGTTCTTGCAAGTTGTTCAACAGGAAGGGTATTATTTGTAGACACATTATCTGGGTTTACTCTGGAAAACAAGTACACACTTTGCCCGATAAATACATTCTTATGCGGTGGACCAAGAATGCACACAAGATCCCTCTTTATGGTCCACATGGTGAGTTAATTGAGGATTTTGATGCCACTGATTTAAGAAAGATGGAAATGTGCAAGTTATGGTCAGAGTTCTACGCGACCATCAGTGTGCTCAAGAATGTGTCTACGAAGGAAATCACTCATCTTGTTGACACACTTAAACAATTTAGG ttgcctgaatTTGTAGTAGTGCTTCTTAGGTGCAGTTCCTCAACTGAGGTGAGGATTCTACCACCTCGTCAGGCAAAGAACAAGGGTAGCGGGAAGAGAATGATCTCCAAAAAGCAACAATGCATAGCTAAAGCGGAGAAGCCTAAAAGGCTTTGCCGTAATTGCAAACAAATAGCTCACCATGATAAACGTAACTGTCCTAATGCTTTTGTACCTGATGCTGACAATAAG GGCAGTTCAgatgaggatgatgctgatgCTGATGATGGTTGA
- the LOC141617656 gene encoding protein FAR1-RELATED SEQUENCE 5-like, protein MEVDEKEDNEEIDDESDDDDGGDKADPTSNVTSSSCNDIHVSAITSKDSNDIVESSITSPVLIEPPDASSSTPHVEQHSVPSRVHQLLLDSTPGGSELWTRNVAAEFKPHIGQLFGMLEEAISFYDVYAEACGFEPRKSSQKRFVSGDVKYKFVVCNREGFRDRKRKATVLDSGKEQETPRPFDIRNTKLTRIGCTAMIEFHYNGDGYVVFQFREWHNHRLCSLRNQQFQKKHRHLHLYHKKTIIDHSRVNQGPTRAFRNVKEYVDGYENVGAQPVDFKNFGRDIKCFIGDRDAQLFVNYFEDKRYTTEESRSNYALFGDYITYDPTYSTNKYCMLFTPFTGVDHHKRSVTFASALLFHEDEDSFTRRYCMRHIMQKLTDKVGPAISKETDFVSRLNDIVWDAELEPLEFEEKWCQLVNEHNLEGNSWLSTMFRKRR, encoded by the exons ATGGAGGTGGATGAAAaagaagataatgaagaaattgatgatgaaagtgatgatgatgatggcggCGATAAGGCCG ATCCTACAAGTAATGTAACTTCTTCTTCCTGTAATGATATTCATGTCTCTGCCATTACCTCTAAAGATAGTAATGATATTGTTGAGTCTTCAATTACTTCTCCTGTTCTCATTGAACCACCTGATGCATCTAGCTCGACTCCacatgttgaacaacattctgtTCCTTCTCGTGTGCATCAACTACTTTTGGACTCCACACCTGGTGGTAGTGAATTGTGGACAAGGAATGTTGCAGCTGAGTTTAAACCTCATATTGGCCAGTTGTTTGGGATGTTGGAAGAAGCTATTAGTTTTTATGATGTGTATGCAGAAGCATGTGGTTTTGAACCTAGGAAGTCTTCCCAAAAAAGGTTTGTTTCTGGTGATGTGAAGTATAAATTTGTTGTTTGCAACCGTGAAGGTTTTAGAGATCGTAAGAGGAAGGCTACTGTTTTAGATAGTGGAAAGGAGCAGGAAACTCCCAGGCCTTTTGATATTAGGAACACTAAATTAACTAGGATTGGTTGTACTGCTATGATTGAGTTTCACTATAATGGGGATGGTTATGTTGTTTTTCAGTTTCGTGAGTGGCATAATCACCGTCTTTGTTCACTTAGAAATCAACAGTTTCAAAAAAAACACAGGCACCTCCATCTTTACCATAAAAAGACAATTATTGATCATTCAAGGGTTAATCAAGGCCCAACAAGGGCATTTAGAAATGTCAAGGAATATGTAGATGGCTATGAGAATGTTGGAGCTCAACCGGTTGATTTTAAGAATTTTGGAAGGGATATCAAATGTTTCATAGGAGACCGGGATGCTCAACTGTTTGTTAACTATTTTGAGGATAAACGTTATACCACTGAAG AGTCTCGTAGTAACTATGCTTTGTTTGGTGATTACATCACTTACGATCCAACTTACAGTACGAATAAGTATTGTATGCTTTTCACTCCTTTCACTGGCGTAGACCACCATAAAAGGTCAGTTACTTTTGCTTCTGCCTTGCTATTTCATGAGGATGAAGATTCGTTCAC GCGCAGATATTGCATGCGGCATATCATGCAAAAGCTTACTGATAAGGTTGGGCCTGCAATATCGAAAGAGACTGATTTTGTCAGCCGTTTGAATGATATTGTTTGGGATGCTGAGTTAGAACCTCTTGAATTTGAAGAAAAGTGGTGTCAGTTGGtcaatgagcataatcttgaagGTAATTCTTGGTTGTCAACCATGTTTAGAAAAAGGAGATAA